From one Mya arenaria isolate MELC-2E11 chromosome 4, ASM2691426v1 genomic stretch:
- the LOC128232826 gene encoding complement C1q tumor necrosis factor-related protein 3-like, with translation MKHTMNISILLPLCFVFLAVNCVYGDEEKFVTRQEFDKTITTLLKRIDHQQTVINALGKKLEKQSDIGTKTKRHAQTPLIAFSATLQSHQEHLGIHQKVLFDTVITNEGNGYNPHYGAFVAPVSGTYVFSATLLSHAGVSGNFELMKNGTVVYRMYMGGHGGGDYDTAGGSIILKLSQRDDVAIQAMDSVSNGQSVHGDLHSIFSGFLLAEAGEELVVG, from the exons ATGAAACATACGATGAACATCTCAATACTTCTACCGCTGTGCTTTGTGTTCTTGGCTGTGAACTGCGTTTATGGTGACGAAGAGAAGTTCGTTACAAGACAGGAATTCGACAAGACGATAACAACACTGCTAAAACGAATCGACCACCAACAGACTGTCATTAACGCTCTCGGAAAAAAGCTCGAAAAACAAAGTG ACATCGGAACCAAGACCAAACGACACGCCCAGACGCCCCTTATTGCTTTCAGTGCAACTCTGCAAAGTCACCAGGAACATTTAGGTATTCATCAGAAGGTCCTGTTCGACACCGTCATCACAAACGAAGGGAATGGGTATAACCCGCATTATGGCGCATTCGTAGCTCCCGTCAGCGGCACGTATGTTTTCAGCGCTACCCTTCTTTCTCACGCGGGAGTCAGCGGAAACTTTGAGCTAATGAAGAACGGCACGGTAGTCTACAGAATGTACATGGGCGGCCACGGGGGCGGCGACTATGACACTGCCGGAGGCTCGATCATACTCAAACTTTCGCAAAGGGATGACGTGGCTATACAGGCCATGGATTCCGTTTCCAATGGACAATCCGTACATGGTGACCTTCATTCAATATTCTCGGGATTTCTCTTAGCGGAGGCAGGAGAGGAGCTTGTCGTTGGATAA